From Pan troglodytes isolate AG18354 chromosome 9, NHGRI_mPanTro3-v2.0_pri, whole genome shotgun sequence, the proteins below share one genomic window:
- the PPP2R5B gene encoding serine/threonine-protein phosphatase 2A 56 kDa regulatory subunit beta isoform isoform X1 — translation METKLPPASTPTSPSSPGLSPVPPPDKVDGFSRRSLRRARPRRSHSSSQFRYQSNQQELTPLPLLKDVPASELHELLSRKLAQCGVMFDFLDCVADLKGKEVKRAALNELVECVGSTRGVLIEPVYPDIIRMISVNIFRTLPPSENPEFDPEEDEPNLEPSWPHLQLVYEFFLRFLESPDFQPSVAKRYVDQKFVLMLLELFDSEDPREREYLKTILHRVYGKFLGLRAYIRKQCNHIFLRFIYEFEHFNGVAELLEILGSIINGFALPLKTEHKQFLVRVLIPLHSVKSLSVFHAQLAYCVVQFLEKDATLTEHVIRGLLKYWPKTCTQKEVMFLGEMEEILDVIEPSQFVKIQEPLFKQVARCVSSPHFQVAERALYFWNNEYILSLIEDNCHTVLPAVFGTLYQVSKEHWNQTIVSLIYNVLKTFMEMNGKLFDELTASYKLEKQQEQQKAQERQELWQGLEELRLRRLQGTQGTKEAPLQRLTPQVATSGGQS, via the exons ATGGAGACGAAGCTGCCCCCTGCAAGCACCCCCACTAGCCCCTCCTCCCCCGGGCTGTCGCCTGTGCCCCCACCCGACAAGGTGGACGGCTTCTCCCGCCGTTCCCTCCGCAGAGCCCGGCCCCGCCGCTCCCACAGCTCCTCTCAGTTCCGCTATCAGAGCAACCAGCAGGAGCTCACACCGCTGCCCCTGCTCAAAG ATGTGCCGGCTTCCGAGCTGCACGAGCTGCTGAGCCGGAAGCTGGCCCAGTGTGGGGTGATGTTTGACTTCTTGGACTGTGTGGCCGACCTCAAGGGGAAGGAGGTGAAGCGGGCAGCCCTCAACGAGCTGGTGGAGTGTGTGGGGAGCACCCGGGGTGTCCTCATCGAGCCCGTCTACCCAGACATCATCCGCATG ATCTCAGTGAATATCTTCCGGACTCTGCCGCCCAGTGAGAACCCTGAATTTGACCCTGAAGAGGATGAGCCCAATCTTGAGCCTTCGTGGCCACACCTGCAG ctgGTATATGAGTTTTTCCTGCGTTTCTTGGAGAGCCCAGACTTCCAGCCCTCCGTGGCCAAGAGATATGTGGATCAAAAGTTTGTCCTGATG CTCCTGGAGCTATTTGATAGCGAGGATCCCCGGGAGCGTGAGTACCTCAAGACCATCCTGCACCGGGTCTATGGCAAGTTCCTGGGTCTCCGGGCCTACATCCGCAAACAGTGCAACCACATCTTCCTCCG GTTCATCTATGAATTTGAGCACTTCAATGGTGTGGCTGAGCTGCTGGAGATCCTAGGAAG CATCATCAATGGCTTTGCGCTGCCCCTGAAGACGGAGCACAAGCAGTTCCTGGTTCGCGTCCTGATCCCCCTGCACTCTGTCAAGTCGCTGTCTGTCTTCCATGCCCAG CTGGCATACTGTGTGGTGCAGTTCCTGGAGAAGGATGCCACTCTGACAGAGCAC GTGATCCGGGGGCTGCTCAAATACTGGCCAAAAACCTGCACCCAGAAGGAG GTGATGTTTCTGGGGGAGATGGAAGAGATTCTTGATGTCATCGAGCCCTCCCAGTTTGTGAAGATCCAGGAGCCCCTTTTTAAGCAGGTGGCTCGCTGTGTTTCCAGCCCCCATTTCCAG GTTGCAGAGCGGGCTCTGTATTTCTGGAACAATGAGTATATCCTAAGCCTCATTGAGGACAACTGCCACACTGTGCTGCCTGCTGTGTTTGGGACCCTCTACCAAGTCTCCAAGGAGCACTGGAACCA AACCATCGTATCACTGATCTACAATGTGCTCAAGACCTTCATGGAGATGAATGGGAAGCTGTTTGATGAGCTCACAGCCTCCTACAAGCTGGAAAAGCAGCA GGAGCAGCAGAAGGCCCAGGAGCGTCAGGAGTTATGGCAAGGTCTGGAGGAGCTGCGGCTACGCCGGCTACAGGGGACCCAGGGGACCAAGGAGGCCCCCCTCCAGCGGCTTACACCCCAGGTGGCCACCAGTGGGGGTCAGAGCTAG
- the GPHA2 gene encoding glycoprotein hormone alpha-2 isoform X2 yields MLANKSLESQHQAGDQQEAQENCKPLCSWASEVMPMASPQTLVLYLLVLAVTEAWGQEAVIPGCHLHPFNVTVRSDRQGTCQGSHVAQACVGHCESSAFPSRYSVLVASGYRHNITSVSQCCTISGLKKVSAGQAAATHRRKMWLHCLRM; encoded by the exons ATGCTGGCAAATAAAAGCCTGGAGAGCCAGCACCAAGCTGGAGACCAGCAGGAGGCACAGGAAAACTGCAAGCCGCTCTGTTCCTGGGCCTCGGAAGTG ATGCCTATGGCGTCCCCTCAAACCCTGGTCCTCTATCTGCTGGTCCTGGCAGTCACTGAAGCCTGGGGCCAGGAGGCAGTCATCCCAGGCTGCCACTTGCACC CCTTCAATGTGACAGTGCGAAGTGACCGCCAAGGCACCTGCCAGGGCTCCCACGTGGCACAGGCCTGTGTGGGCCACTGTGAGTCCAGCGCCTTCCCTTCTCGGTACTCTGTGCTGGTGGCCAGTGGTTACCGACACAACATCACCTCCGTCTCTCAGTGCTGCACCATCAGTGGCCTGAAGAAG GTCtctgctgggcaggcagcagCCACTCACCGGAGGAAGATGTGGTTGCACTGTTTGCGGATGTAG
- the GPHA2 gene encoding glycoprotein hormone alpha-2 isoform X3, whose translation MPMASPQTLVLYLLVLAVTEAWGQEAVIPGCHLHPFNVTVRSDRQGTCQGSHVAQACVGHCESSAFPSRYSVLVASGYRHNITSVSQCCTISGLKKVKVQLQCVGSRREELEIFTARACQCDMCRLSRY comes from the exons ATGCCTATGGCGTCCCCTCAAACCCTGGTCCTCTATCTGCTGGTCCTGGCAGTCACTGAAGCCTGGGGCCAGGAGGCAGTCATCCCAGGCTGCCACTTGCACC CCTTCAATGTGACAGTGCGAAGTGACCGCCAAGGCACCTGCCAGGGCTCCCACGTGGCACAGGCCTGTGTGGGCCACTGTGAGTCCAGCGCCTTCCCTTCTCGGTACTCTGTGCTGGTGGCCAGTGGTTACCGACACAACATCACCTCCGTCTCTCAGTGCTGCACCATCAGTGGCCTGAAGAAG GTCAAAGTACAGCTGCAGTGTGTGGGGAGCCGGAGGGAGGAGCTCGAGATCTTCACGGCCAGGGCCTGCCAGTGTGACATGTGTCGCCTCTCTCGCTACTAG
- the GPHA2 gene encoding glycoprotein hormone alpha-2 isoform X1: MLANKSLESQHQAGDQQEAQENCKPLCSWASEVMPMASPQTLVLYLLVLAVTEAWGQEAVIPGCHLHPFNVTVRSDRQGTCQGSHVAQACVGHCESSAFPSRYSVLVASGYRHNITSVSQCCTISGLKKVKVQLQCVGSRREELEIFTARACQCDMCRLSRY; encoded by the exons ATGCTGGCAAATAAAAGCCTGGAGAGCCAGCACCAAGCTGGAGACCAGCAGGAGGCACAGGAAAACTGCAAGCCGCTCTGTTCCTGGGCCTCGGAAGTG ATGCCTATGGCGTCCCCTCAAACCCTGGTCCTCTATCTGCTGGTCCTGGCAGTCACTGAAGCCTGGGGCCAGGAGGCAGTCATCCCAGGCTGCCACTTGCACC CCTTCAATGTGACAGTGCGAAGTGACCGCCAAGGCACCTGCCAGGGCTCCCACGTGGCACAGGCCTGTGTGGGCCACTGTGAGTCCAGCGCCTTCCCTTCTCGGTACTCTGTGCTGGTGGCCAGTGGTTACCGACACAACATCACCTCCGTCTCTCAGTGCTGCACCATCAGTGGCCTGAAGAAG GTCAAAGTACAGCTGCAGTGTGTGGGGAGCCGGAGGGAGGAGCTCGAGATCTTCACGGCCAGGGCCTGCCAGTGTGACATGTGTCGCCTCTCTCGCTACTAG
- the PPP2R5B gene encoding serine/threonine-protein phosphatase 2A 56 kDa regulatory subunit beta isoform isoform X2, whose translation METKLPPASTPTSPSSPGLSPVPPPDKVDGFSRRSLRRARPRRSHSSSQFRYQSNQQELTPLPLLKDVPASELHELLSRKLAQCGVMFDFLDCVADLKGKEVKRAALNELVECVGSTRGVLIEPVYPDIIRMISVNIFRTLPPSENPEFDPEEDEPNLEPSWPHLQLLELFDSEDPREREYLKTILHRVYGKFLGLRAYIRKQCNHIFLRFIYEFEHFNGVAELLEILGSIINGFALPLKTEHKQFLVRVLIPLHSVKSLSVFHAQLAYCVVQFLEKDATLTEHVIRGLLKYWPKTCTQKEVMFLGEMEEILDVIEPSQFVKIQEPLFKQVARCVSSPHFQVAERALYFWNNEYILSLIEDNCHTVLPAVFGTLYQVSKEHWNQTIVSLIYNVLKTFMEMNGKLFDELTASYKLEKQQEQQKAQERQELWQGLEELRLRRLQGTQGTKEAPLQRLTPQVATSGGQS comes from the exons ATGGAGACGAAGCTGCCCCCTGCAAGCACCCCCACTAGCCCCTCCTCCCCCGGGCTGTCGCCTGTGCCCCCACCCGACAAGGTGGACGGCTTCTCCCGCCGTTCCCTCCGCAGAGCCCGGCCCCGCCGCTCCCACAGCTCCTCTCAGTTCCGCTATCAGAGCAACCAGCAGGAGCTCACACCGCTGCCCCTGCTCAAAG ATGTGCCGGCTTCCGAGCTGCACGAGCTGCTGAGCCGGAAGCTGGCCCAGTGTGGGGTGATGTTTGACTTCTTGGACTGTGTGGCCGACCTCAAGGGGAAGGAGGTGAAGCGGGCAGCCCTCAACGAGCTGGTGGAGTGTGTGGGGAGCACCCGGGGTGTCCTCATCGAGCCCGTCTACCCAGACATCATCCGCATG ATCTCAGTGAATATCTTCCGGACTCTGCCGCCCAGTGAGAACCCTGAATTTGACCCTGAAGAGGATGAGCCCAATCTTGAGCCTTCGTGGCCACACCTGCAG CTCCTGGAGCTATTTGATAGCGAGGATCCCCGGGAGCGTGAGTACCTCAAGACCATCCTGCACCGGGTCTATGGCAAGTTCCTGGGTCTCCGGGCCTACATCCGCAAACAGTGCAACCACATCTTCCTCCG GTTCATCTATGAATTTGAGCACTTCAATGGTGTGGCTGAGCTGCTGGAGATCCTAGGAAG CATCATCAATGGCTTTGCGCTGCCCCTGAAGACGGAGCACAAGCAGTTCCTGGTTCGCGTCCTGATCCCCCTGCACTCTGTCAAGTCGCTGTCTGTCTTCCATGCCCAG CTGGCATACTGTGTGGTGCAGTTCCTGGAGAAGGATGCCACTCTGACAGAGCAC GTGATCCGGGGGCTGCTCAAATACTGGCCAAAAACCTGCACCCAGAAGGAG GTGATGTTTCTGGGGGAGATGGAAGAGATTCTTGATGTCATCGAGCCCTCCCAGTTTGTGAAGATCCAGGAGCCCCTTTTTAAGCAGGTGGCTCGCTGTGTTTCCAGCCCCCATTTCCAG GTTGCAGAGCGGGCTCTGTATTTCTGGAACAATGAGTATATCCTAAGCCTCATTGAGGACAACTGCCACACTGTGCTGCCTGCTGTGTTTGGGACCCTCTACCAAGTCTCCAAGGAGCACTGGAACCA AACCATCGTATCACTGATCTACAATGTGCTCAAGACCTTCATGGAGATGAATGGGAAGCTGTTTGATGAGCTCACAGCCTCCTACAAGCTGGAAAAGCAGCA GGAGCAGCAGAAGGCCCAGGAGCGTCAGGAGTTATGGCAAGGTCTGGAGGAGCTGCGGCTACGCCGGCTACAGGGGACCCAGGGGACCAAGGAGGCCCCCCTCCAGCGGCTTACACCCCAGGTGGCCACCAGTGGGGGTCAGAGCTAG
- the MAJIN gene encoding membrane-anchored junction protein isoform X3 encodes MKWFHENLSPGKPISDSPLGLVPVEKKAVGAVMRKRKHMDEPSSPSRPGLDRAKIGTSSQGPSKKKPPVETRRNRERKTQQGLQETLASDITDVQKQDSEWGHSLPGRIVPPLQHNSPPPKERAATGFFGFLSSLFPFRYFFRKSSHS; translated from the exons GGAAACCAATAAGTGACAGTCCTCTTGGGTTG GTCCCAGTTGAGAAGAAAGCAGTAGGAGCTGTGATGAGGAAACGAAAACACATGGACGAGCCCAGCTCCCCCAGCAGGCCAGGGCTGGACAG GGCCAAGATAGGGACTTCCAGCCAAGGCCCCAGCAAAAAGAAGCCCCCTGTGGAAACCAGGAGA AATAGGGAAAGAAAAACCCAACAAGGATTGCAGGAGACTCTGGCCTCTGATATCACTGATGTCCAGAAACAAG ATTCTGAGTGGGGGCACAGCCTGCCAGGGCGAATTgtcccacccctgcagcacaACTCACCTCCACCTAAGGAGCGAGCAGCCACCGGCTTCTTTGGGTTTCTAAG CTCTCTCTTCCCGTTTCGATATTTCTTCAGGAAGAGCAGCCACTCTTGA